In Strix uralensis isolate ZFMK-TIS-50842 chromosome 10, bStrUra1, whole genome shotgun sequence, a single window of DNA contains:
- the LOC141947997 gene encoding antigen-presenting glycoprotein CD1d-like — protein sequence MQPPDRLILFLPLLLPGMWADPEAEPQVLQFLQTSFFTNSSSAEVFVVALLGDVPIFTLDPDNWSTHFHWPWALQATAEGDMEKIKGQVKPFLRNMVRYIHTVVWQAQRDCTGGLTWRDKSCPWPQSLPARPDQTSSCSFAASPASTHGPSAWLGCRMARRCHWAQRSTPVPSCPTQTSPTSSASPWPWPSMTGTAMPAACATAAWAPAVSSSRGKTAAQLQPSASPSQCCSLWPQPLLHGFGGGSTGSCKLHIFQTFVFHNTNFVDTSGWATLEDIVFARLRKPTRDIQYLYPWVYPSLPAAEWDNLKNLFNIYMHNLILSLLGDAKQYQIPYPFVFQCATGCNLYPNGSYTKFYHLAYNSHSFLSFNVDNILWERQQESELAMQVERKFTTFTGFSETAQHLLNVTCVDHMKKFIEYGRASLERQELPVATVFARTPRPDQLLLICRVTGFYPRPISVAWLQDGQEVPPGPALNTSAILPNADLTYQLRITLAVALHDGHSYACRVRHRSLGTHSLLIPWGSSNVALSVGITITVLLTMAAVLAGAICHYRRRH from the exons ATGCAGCCCCCTGACCGCctcatcctctttcttcccctcctcctccctgggaTGTGGGCAGACCCAGAGG CAGAGCCACAGGTTCTCCAGTTTCTCCAGACCAGCTTCTTCAccaacagcagctctgctgaggtgTTCGTGGTGGCTCTCCTGGGGGACGTGCCCATCTTTACACTGGATCCTGACAACTGGAGCACGCACTTCCACTGGCCCTGGGCTCTCCAGGCCACAGCCGAGGGTGACATGGAGAAGATCAAGGGCCAGGTGAAACCCTTTCTGCGCAATATGGTCCGATACATACACACTGTGGTCTGGCAAGCACAACGGGACT GTACGGGAGGGCTGACCTGGAGAGACAAG AGCTGCCCGTGGCCACAGTCTTTGCCCGCACGCCCAGACCAGACCAGCTCCTGCTCATTTGCCGCGTCACCGGCTTCTACCCACGGCCCATCAGCGTGGCTTGGCTGCAGGATGGCCAGGAGGTGCCACTGGGCCCAGCGCTCAACACCAGTGCCATCCTGCCCAACGCAGACCTCACCTACCAGCTCCGCATCACCCTGGCCGTGGCCCTCCATGACGGGCACAGCTATGCCTGCCGCGTGCGCCACCGCAGCCTGGGCACCCGCAGTCTCCTCATCCCGTGGG AAAACCGCAGCACAGCTCCAACCATCGGCATCACCATCGCAGTGCTGCTCCTTGTGGCCACAGCCTCTGCTGCATGGGTTTGGCGGTGGAAGCACAG gctcTTGTAAACTCCACATTTTCCAAACCTTTGTCTTCCACAACACCAACTTTGTGGACACTTCGGGCTGGGCCACCCTGGAGGACATCGTCTTTGCTAGACTGCGCAAACCCACCCGGGACATCCAGTACCTCTACCCATGGGTCTacccatccctgcctgcagcagagtgggACAACCTGAAAAACCTCTTCAATATCTACATGCACAACCTcatcctgtccctgttgggtgATGCCAAGCAGTACCAGATACCCT acccctttGTGTTCCAGTGCGCAACCGGCTGCAACTTGTATCCCAATGGCTCCTATACCAAATTCTACCATCTCGCCTACAACAGCCACAGCTTCCTCAGCTTCAATGTGGACAACATCCtctgggagaggcagcaggaaagcGAGCTGGCAATGCAAGTTGAGAGGAAGTTCACCACCTTCACTGGCTTCTCTGAGACTGCGCAGCACCTTCTAAATGTCACCTGTGTTGACCACATGAAGAAATTCATCGAGTATGGGAGGGCATCTCTGGAGAGACAAG AGCTGCCCGTGGCCACAGTCTTTGCCCGCACGCCCAGACCAGACCAGCTCCTGCTCATTTGCCGCGTCACCGGCTTCTACCCACGGCCCATCAGCGTGGCTTGGCTGCAGGATGGCCAGGAGGTGCCACCGGGCCCAGCGCTCAACACCAGTGCCATCCTGCCTAACGCAGACCTCACCTACCAGCTCCGCATCACCCTGGCCGTGGCCCTCCATGACGGGCACAGCTATGCCTGCCGCGTGCGCCACCGCAGCCTGGGCACCCACAGTCTCCTCATCCCGTGGG gcAGCTCCAATGTCGCTCTCAGTGTTGGCATCACCATCACAGTGCTGCTGACCATGGCTGCAGTCCTTGCTGGGGCCATCTGCCACTACAGGCGCAG gCACTGA
- the LOC141947691 gene encoding T-cell surface glycoprotein CD1b-3-like — protein sequence MQRPCCCFLLLLLYLLLLSGTWANLEGSFTVRLLQTSTFQNTSFVITEGLGLLEDIELGSLDKHTWTIRFYQPWVRPALPRSDWDTIENMIKIYLQQFSHLINEGAMQKDVTYPFVAQCVAGCELYPNRTSRSFAYVGYNGQDFLSFNTENATWVLSQDTGLSRYVQAILQNYTAFSELVEVLFNDTCVDDMEVLLHYGKAALERQELPVATVFARTPRPDQLLLICRVTGFYPRPISVAWLQDGQEVPLGPALNTSAILPNADLTYQLRITLAVAPHDGHSYACRVRHRSLGTRSLLIPWGNSEVVLLAGLGAGLLVAMAMAAITALWVWRRRKHQQMDESESRNSILSKEA from the exons ATGCAGCgtccttgctgctgcttcctcctcctcctcctctaccttctcctcctctctgggaCATGGGCAAACCTAGAGG GGAGCTTCACAGTCCGGTTGCTCCAGACCTCCACCTTCCAAAACACCTCCTTCGTGATCACAGAGGGGCTGGGCCTGCTGGAAGACATTGAGCTCGGTTCTCTTGATAAACACACCTGGACTATCCGCTTCTACCAGCCTTGGGTgcgcccagccctgccccgcaGTGACTGGGACACCATTGAGAACATGATCAAGATCTATTTGCAGCAGTTCAGCCACCTGATCAATGAAGGTGCCATGCAGAAGGATGTGACCT ACCCCTTCGTGGCCCAGTGTGTGGCAGGCTGTGAGCTCTACCCCAACAGGACCTCCCGGTCCTTTGCCTATGTGGGCTACAATGGCCAGGACTTCCTCAGCTTCAACACAGAGAATGCCACCTGGGTCCTCTCCCAGGACACTGGCCTGTCACGGTATGTGCAGGCCATTCTCCAGAACTATACTGCCTTCAGTGAATTGGTGGAAGTCCTCTTCAATGATACCTGCGTTGACGACATGGAGGTGTTACTGCACTATgggaaggcagctctggagagACAAG AGCTGCCCGTGGCCACAGTCTTTGCCCGCACGCCCAGACCAGACCAGCTCCTGCTCATTTGCCGCGTCACCGGCTTCTACCCACGGCCCATCAGCGTGGCTTGGCTGCAGGATGGCCAGGAGGTGCCACTGGGCCCAGCGCTCAACACCAGTGCCATCCTGCCCAACGCAGACCTCACCTACCAGCTCCGCATCACCCTGGCCGTGGCCCCCCATGACGGGCACAGCTATGCCTGCCGCGTGCGCCACCGCAGCCTGGGCACCCGCAGTCTCCTCATCCCATGGG GGAACTCAGAGGTGGTGCTGCTCGCAGGTCTCGGGGCTGGGCTGCTGGTAGCCATGGCCATGGCTGCCATCACGGCACTTTGGGTGTGGAGACGCAG AAAGCACCAGCAGATGGATGAATCAGAGTCCAGGAACTCCATCCTGAGCAAAGAAGCTTAG